The Rhizobium leguminosarum DNA segment GACTGCTCGATCAGCGAATGAGCGGGCGAGGATACCAGCTCCTCGAGATAGAGAGGGTCTCCGCGATAGGCTGCCCAGCGACACATGGCTTTCTTGCTCCGGGACCCGCCGCCGCATCGGCGGGCATGCTGAAATTGTCTGACGTCGCGGCTAATAACAGCTTAACGCACCGCCGGTTTGCAAGCGCAAGATGACGGTTTCGTGGCACCTCGGATGTTCAAATTCGGCGAAAGCCTGTGTTCTTTTGTGAACACTGCGTTGTCCGCAGGGCAGGCTTCGCGCTTGGCGGCCGGGCCGCTATAGTTGCCGCCAAGTTGAACCTTCAAGAGGACACCATGTCGATCCGCCCCGTCAAACATGAAAGTACCGCCACACCGACCATGGAAGGCGCGGGCGTGAAGCTGCACCGCGTCTTCGGCTTCGGCGATCCTGCGATGACCGATCCCTTCCTGATGATGGACGATTTCCGCAATGACAATCCGGCGGAATATATTCGTGGTTTCCCATGGCACCCGCATCGCGGCATCGAGACGATCACCTATGTGCTTGCCGGCACCGTCGAGCATGGCGACAGCCTTGGCAACCGTGGCCTGCTCGGCGCCGGCGATATCCAGTGGATGACGGCCGGCAGCGGCATCATGCACCAGGAAATGCCAAAGGGCGATTTCGCCGGCCGTATGCACGGTTTCCAGCTCTGGGCAAACCTGCCCTCCTCGCTGAAGATGACGGCGCCGCGCTATCAGGACGTCAAATCCGCCGATATCCCTGTCGTCGTCGATGATGACGGCACGGCCGTGCGGGTGATCTGCGGCGATTTCTGGGGCAAGGCCGGTCCCGTCGACGGCGTCGCCGCCGAGCCGATCTATCTCGACGTCTCGGTGCCGCCCGGCAAGAAGAAGCGTCTGCCGGTCGACACCTACCGCAACGCCTTCGCCTATATCTTCGCCGGCTCCGGCACCTTTCGCGATGCGTCGAAACCCTTCGGCGTGCGTGTCGAGAAGGAAGTCGACGGTGAGGAGTTGAACATTCGCGACATGTCCGGCAACCGC contains these protein-coding regions:
- a CDS encoding pirin family protein; protein product: MSIRPVKHESTATPTMEGAGVKLHRVFGFGDPAMTDPFLMMDDFRNDNPAEYIRGFPWHPHRGIETITYVLAGTVEHGDSLGNRGLLGAGDIQWMTAGSGIMHQEMPKGDFAGRMHGFQLWANLPSSLKMTAPRYQDVKSADIPVVVDDDGTAVRVICGDFWGKAGPVDGVAAEPIYLDVSVPPGKKKRLPVDTYRNAFAYIFAGSGTFRDASKPFGVRVEKEVDGEELNIRDMSGNRTLVVFDSGDEVTVQAGDQGIRFLLVSGKPIEEPVAWHGPIVMNSREEIMQAMRELQNGTFIKAAH